In Necator americanus strain Aroian chromosome IV, whole genome shotgun sequence, the following proteins share a genomic window:
- a CDS encoding hypothetical protein (NECATOR_CHRIV.G15255.T2): protein MKAVLISWFFFCFIYVWKSLQRREDSQALISLLLDKNLSFFHPGRTMSGFWAKLINDRSDQRRSLSILMITPYLSRVWR from the exons ATGAAAGCCGTTCTTATTtcctggtttttcttttgtttcatttatgtGTGGAAATCGCTGCAACGAAGAGAAGATTCACAAGCGTTGATCTCTTTGCTTCTTGACAAGaacttgtctttttttcatcctggAAGGACG ATGTCCGGATTTTGGGCCAAACTGATCAACGATCGGTCCGATCAGCGAAGATCATTAAGTATTTTGATGATTACACCG TACCTGAGCCGTGTATGGCGTTAA
- a CDS encoding hypothetical protein (NECATOR_CHRIV.G15255.T3): MKAVLISWFFFCFIYVWKSLQRREDSQALISLLLDKNLSFFHPGRTMSGFWAKLINDRSDQRRSLSILMITPI, from the exons ATGAAAGCCGTTCTTATTtcctggtttttcttttgtttcatttatgtGTGGAAATCGCTGCAACGAAGAGAAGATTCACAAGCGTTGATCTCTTTGCTTCTTGACAAGaacttgtctttttttcatcctggAAGGACG ATGTCCGGATTTTGGGCCAAACTGATCAACGATCGGTCCGATCAGCGAAGATCATTAAGTATTTTGATGATTACACCG